GAGATCATGACCTGAAGATCTCTTTCCTATAGAGAAAAAATAGTGAAGAGAAGGTTGAGAGTAAAGCCATAAAGAGAAGGCAGCAAGAACGGGTTAGCTGAGAAAAAATCGAGCACTATTCTGAGTGGTAATTTATGTTATCCcaatttatttatatatgttgGAGAAGCAATGGATTCATAGTAACTAGATGTAATTTTGACTAAAAGTATATAAGTGAAATTGTAGTAAACTATTTATAAAGTAATGAAATTTAGATGGCAGCTGCCCGTTTGCCTCTCTAATAACCAAGGACTACCGAATTACTAATTGTTAATTGATAAGCACCCTTATAACAACTAATTACTACTCCAAGAAATTGATCCTATGCAACTCATAATGAATACTAGCATTGGACCTACCTAATCAAACTACACAAAGAAACATTAACATATTAAAGCAAACAAACTACTAAAAATTTGGTCTAATTTTTTCTATAGTTCTTGTTTTAAATTAAGGTCCTCAAACTTGGACATGCCCAACATTCACTTTAACTTCACAAATGCCTTCATAAAAATATCATCATCTTGTTTGTCAGGTACGCAAAAATCGAATCTCAATCTCTATCTCAAACCAATTTACATGTGAAGTGATATTGGGTGTCAATATACTTATTGTGCCCGTGGAAAACTAGATACCTTGGATCATCActtgagtgaaaaaaaaaaaccatgagTTTGAGTATTAGTAGTTGCAATATACCTAAGCATCCTCTCAGATGCTTGTAAGTGTGGATTCTTCCTAAGTTTgctaatcaaaccaaaattcaaaTTGATGTCTAGTCTTGTAGATGTCAAATATTTTCAAACTCCACACAAAAGTTTTGAATCCATAGATCCATCAGTGCCCTTCTCAGttaactttaattattttttttttgccataGTTAAAATTTGCTTTATTGTATTCATCTTAAACTTCTTCAAAATGTCAACTATATATATgttttgtttgaaaaataaaaataccaTGATTAGATGAAAAAAAACCTCCACTTTGAGGAAATATGACATCACATGAGAAGAAGATCTAATGTatacaatgtgcttgcatggaCACCTCTAAAAACCAGAATAATAAAGTAAGCATTTCTGGTACATTATGCTATCAGGACTTGTTTCAAATCATACAAAACCCTCTTCAACTTGTTTATCTTACCTTTTTCATTTAATTTGACAAAGCTTGCTGGCCGTACTAAATAGACCTGTAATattccaaaaaaataataataaagaggGGCTTGTTTTGTAATTAAAATACTTGgagaaaattttgtgaattaagaaaaataacaaaatcggAAATCTAGTAAATCCCGTGATAGTTCAGTTAAGGAAACACAacaaaatgagagagagagagagagagagagagagaggaggagaagaagaagaagaagaagaagaagaagaagaagaagaagaagaagaagaagaagaagaaactctCTAGGTAAAGAAACGCACTATCAAAAGAGTTGAGCTGGTTGTGAACAACAGGGGAGTAGGCTCAAAGATCAAAcatccaaaaagaaaagggtaaaatataaaataacctcctgtggtaaacctaatacacagaaaaaccccccatagtttcaaaatatacaacacgacaccCCGtactttgaaatttcaaaaactaaaccgattaaacttacctcTTGGTGCTTAGGAAGCTAGGAAAGGTGAAAGTCTTGGGAGAAAGAGCTTGGTTCTTCATTTAGCAACAAGTATTGGAAGGTATAAGATGATCCACTCCCTTCATCTTTCTTAATCTTACTAAGTATGGTATAGAAGCTTTGAATCTTGGCATACTAGGGttgattttctagttttgggTTGTGtagtgaaaatttcagctagggtttgtatttcagctttgattattgatgtttagctagcaaatgttgTTATTGAGCTTGGAAATGGAACTTGCGAAGTGATTAGTGGCATATTTATTACTTTTTATAGTTGAAAATTGCATTTCCAGCATTTGGTGGTGAATTTTAGTTCTGTCCTGTTTTTGTAATAAATTTGGGCTGTGAATTTCTCCATATATTAGATTGAATCAGATTTTGGACAAACCATGAAAGTTATAAGgatttgagttaaatttctacctgcaaaatttagatcaattggatcattttagcttatgatttggcCAGAACACTCCTGACTGCGCAAAACCTCTAATTTTCCTTACCTATTTTTCATGTTCTTCTGACCGTCCATTTTTTACCCTGAAAATGCGAGAAATGggtgtcgatgtcttcataggaaatgtaggtctatgtcttagtttcgaaacactataaaatttatttcaatccgatatacctaactacagttatgaccaaaacaccgaaAGATGACAAATTTGCCGCTCataatttcttctttaaactGGTTTCCAACTTTGATATTTTGGTTTGTTTAGTTGGTTTTGAGGCCTTGAATAGATGTATGTTGTTGATTATTGTGACGACTGGCAAAATttgctcatattttcttaaaattccctcttattttgattaaattactttataatatctttactactcatttactccctcaatagttgtaatgaataaaagatttaagagttttacccttaattttatagttcgggtaaattagggttttcacgtattttggtagtgtgattaattatGGATgtgtgtgtattaaatttggtggttaagagtgagttttatacAAGAAaaagtgtatgattagaagtgataataataagttagtgaatcataactTAAAATACTAGTACGGGCGAGTTAATGAAAAATGGTTCGAACCGACGTGCACTGTTTGCTATCGATTGAATACATCATTTGAAcgctactttattaccttaatttcctttcttttatttcagaaaaatcaaccctaaaatatccttaaagtggccgaaattcttgaccaaaataagagagagaaaagaaaattttgagattcAATCTTGTTGGGACAATGGCGGCAATCCAAGAGGTGTTTGACCAACAAATTTTCCTATCTTCTTAActttgttttggaccaaaattcCTGCACTTTTTCTTCATCTTGGCAGAGCTTGAGGAGAGTGTAGACAGTGGAATTTCAATTAATTCTTAgaattaccattggtctataaattatttttgtggCTTATTTCTATCCATTCAGGTATTGCCGTATGTCATGTACTCTTGAaaaaattggttattaaatggccaattatacTTTGCCACGTGTCAAGTCGAGGTGTTCCAATCAATTGAAATTACTGGGATGTTTCcgccaaccaaatcatatcatatcacatgTCTATTTGATAGacatctaaatatttatttcttgttAAGGAGATAATATTTAGAATTGTTTAATTTGTATGTATTTTATATACGGCAATAGCTTGTCCAATCAAATGACGCCACGTCACGTGTTTGGCTAATCAAGGAATTACTTATtggtattatctctttattagtaaatacaaaatgaagagataatatttaagtgcacagtcctaatatgactgcacgtcttgcaagacaagtaaagtgGTATACAGGTCTTCAACCTCTACCTCATACCACAGCTATAAATAGGGGTCTCTCTCCCAAATCAGGGGACAGACACCAAGAGGCATCTCATACGTTCAAGTACTGAAGCTCCAAGCTACAAAGGTCTGGATCTTCAAGCTCTCCAAGTCTCCCATATATCAAGACTTGAGTCTTCAAATATCTTCTAAATTCCTCAAATCTTCCATCTCAAGACTTGAAGGAATCGGTGGTGGATTCAGGAACAAGTTGCGAAACTCTTGGATTAGTATTCGAGGAGGAGAATCGAAGGAAACTCTCTACAAGTTCGAGAAAATTTCAGAGATTGTACCCACATATTTTCCTAAaattatatattacatatttgtcttgtatttctttttttcttatcattttgtagacttgaaattttaatcGCGTACAAATTTTTGGCAGTCCCGGTGGGACCATCTTTGCCTTCCATCTCTTTTCTTCGAATATTCAACTACATACATCATCAATGGCACCAAAGAGCANNNNNNNNNNNNNNNNNNNNNNNNNNNNNNNNNNNNNNNNNNNNNNNNNNNNNNNNNNNNNNNNNNNNNNNNNNNNNNNNNNNNNNNNNNNNNNNNNNNNNNNNNNNNNNNNNNNNNNNNNNNNNNNNNNNNNNNNNNNNNNNNNNNNNNNNNNNNNNNNNNNNNNNNNNNNNNNNNNNNNNNNNNNNNNNNNNNNNNNNNNNNNNNNNNNNNNNNNNNNNNNNNNNNNNNNNNNNNNNNNNNNNNNNNNNNNNNNNNNNNNNNNNNNNNNNNNNNNNNNNNNNNNNNNNNNNNNNNNNNNNNNNNNNNNNNNNNNNNNNNNNNNNNNNNNNNNNNNNNNNNNNNNNNNNNNNNNNNNNNNNNNNNNNNNNNNNNNNNNNNNNNNNNNNNNNNNNNNNNNNNNNNNNNNNNNNNNNNNNNNNNNNNNNNNNNNNNNNNNNNNNNNNNNNNNNNNNNNNNNNNNNNNNNNNNNNNNNNNNNNNNNNNNNNNNNNNNNNNNNNNNNNNNNNNNNNNNNNNNNNNNNNNNNNNNNNNNNNNNNNNNNNNNNNNNNNNNNNNNNNNNNNNNNNNNNNNNNNNNNNNNNNNNNNNNNNNNNNNNNNNNNNNNNNNNNNNNNNNNNNNNNNNNNNNNNNNNNNNNNNNNNNNNNNNNNNNNNNNNNNNNNNNNNNNNNNNNNNNNNNNNNNNNNNNNNNNNNNNNNNNNNNNNNNNNNNNNNNNNNNNNNNNNNNNNNNNNNNNNNNNNNNNNNNNNNNNNNNNNNNNNNNNNNNNNNNNNNNNNNNNNNNNNNNNNNNNNNNNNNNNNNNNNNNNNNNNNNNNNNNNNNNNNNNNNNNNNNNNNNNNNNNNNNNNNNNNNNNNNNNNNNNNNNNNNNNNNNNNNNNNNNNNNNNNNNNNNNNNNNNNNNNNNNNNNNNNNNNNNNNNNNNNNNNNNNNNNNNNNNNNNNNNNNNNNNNNNNNNNNNNNNNNNNNNNNNNNNNNNNNNNNNNNNNNNNNNNNNNNNAATCTGAAGATGCATaattcattttcagttttccaCTCTCACTCGTGATAATGTTCGGCTCTTCCCACTTCTATGATCGGATTGTTTGTACAATGCTTGTGCATTTACCGTCAAGTGTCAACCCTTTAACTGTGGATACGATCTCTGGCAAAACTTAAATTACTTTCGCACTGATTGAGCTGTAACCTTTCCCAATCCCACCAGTTGATGAATAACCTAACCTTTTCAGGTTCGGGTTCCTTTGCTCTGCTCTTTGGGCTTGTATAATTACGTTGTGTTTACCTATGAACTTTTGAAAGAATGTTAACaaataaggggaaaaaaaagaaacagaaaaaacaGTTGATGCAATGATAACAAAAGTAAATAGGAACTACTGACACCCGCCAGCACAAAGCAAGAGCATCCATTGAAAGGTAAAGGATGTATTTCTTCACTGTGCAGGGCTATAACAGAATATAGATACATGGTTAATTCAATCACTTAACATGGTTAATTTGGTTTGGCATCGTCAATGCTATATGAAGGTTGCTCCCTTGTCTAGTTGAGACATTATCTTAGAACAATGGAAGTAGTGTCTTGATGGATGCAAAGCCATGTAAGAGTCTGGAAAACCAACAGTACTGAGTAGAGCTTCACAATTGAGATCAAGGCATGTATATGAAGATTGCTTGACCTTCAGCTCCAAATATTTATCCCTCTAGGacctgaaaaaagaaaagtaaagaaatgaTAAAGCCCTATAAATTTGATCTGTTTAACCGAGAAGGTCCACTGTTTGAGTCCGTATAGCCCTAtaatttaattaaaataataaatgaaaacgaTTAATGATAATTCAAAATACAAAAAGTGACATTATTgtataatttttatttcttctttgttCTTTGTATGAAGTTACCTTTAAGTTAGGCATGCTGGCATATCCGTTTAATCTGAAGTGCCAACTCAAGGGACTGCAACTAAAGTTGATTAATCAATTAGCAGACAACATATTTCACCAGAACTTGAAgtaaaaaagataaagaaacaaTAAAGCTGTAAAtcaaaaaagataaagaaacaaTAAAGCTGTAAATCACTGTCAACAATTTGAGTGTAATACTGATAAAGTATCAATTGAGAGAGCTCTTGCAGACTGATAATGATGAATGGAGGGGAATGTTAAGAATTATTCTCTCAATACAAGAAATGTGAACCAGAGTTTATCTCATTGATCAGTCGTTTTAGGTGCAACCAtcgatcatgtcttgggtgTGGATGTTGACTTTCTTAGAGTAGGCAACAAGATTAATGAGACGAAAATAAGCTGGTTGGaactaagaaagaaaaacagtTTTGCCAATTAGTACACATCCGGAACTCTCGTGCTCTCATATTAAAAGACCATTCTGATTTGCTTCCGTAGATAGTTTCACACTGTCAAAACTTAAAAAGTAACGCTTCTCTCAGGTATAGAAGTATTCATCATCTTAGACTATATATGGaagtaaaatgaaatgtatGAATTAGGACCTTAGAACAAAAACTCAACTTTATTCATATCAGTGAAACTAGTAGCTATGAATATTTGAACATGAGAAGGAAAGAACAGGGATCTACGTTTACTAACAAGTGAATAAGAGAAGAAGACTTGTACTGAAATGAAATCTTTCATTAGCCAATATTCTAGTGAAAAATCCATCATCTGAAACTATATAGTAACAACAATCCTATGGTGTGATGGTAAACGATATCCTGTTTCAGGTCCCCTCAGGGAAAGTAAAAAAGAGAACTCAAATTCAATTTAATCAAATAAaccatataaatttttttttccagtggTAGAAGCTATTATCATGACTGATAAGAAGAAAAGTACGTGTGTTAATAAACTTACATCCAAGAACTTCCATCAGCGTGTGGTTAGTACTTCAAGTTCCTCGTTTCCCATATCCTGTTGTTCTTCGAGGATTTGCAAAGCAGAACTCTTAACTTGGTTGCTGCAGCGATGCAAGCGAATGATTGTCAAGGTAGAAATTTCGCCAAAAAATTGAAGGGATCTCCTCAAGTCTGGAACAATCTCCTACGACAAGCTGCTGAAGGCAGGTAAATGATTCAGTGGAGACATTCCATTCTTCAATCTCTGAATTGGATAATTCTAAGAATTTCAGGTTCAAGAACTGCTCATCTTCCACTTCCCATCTTTGTCCTCGAAAGGCTTGTTCTCTTAATTTCAAAACCTCAAGACAGGGAAGCTTCCCCAATTCTGATACCGCTCTCCAGGGTAGGCCAAACTTATGCAAGGTGAGTTTcttaagagttgagggcaagTCAAATCCCTGAAACTGTACGCGCATCCAACTATAGAACACTTGCCCAGAGCCATAAGTAGACATTTTTAGTGATTCCAGATCTTTTAAGAGAGCCAATAGGGGAAACTGAATACCCTTCGTAGTATAGTCCTCTGATTCTGTGAATACACATCTCAGTTTCCGAAGTTTAGGGAACCTTCTCAATAGCATCCATGAATCTGCTCGTTGATCAAGagacaaggaagaaaatgtctcCACATTATTTAATTGAGAGGATTCCTCAAGCTCCATATCACCCAGAGAGACAACAGCCCTTTTACTGACAAATACATGttttaaacttttcattttacaTATGGTATCTGGTAATTGAACAAAATCATATGAACCTTGAAGAACAAAGGTTTCTAAGTTCCAGAGGTCGGATATAGATGATGGAACAGTTGTAATGTTCCCCCGAATTGCTAGGTATCTCAAATGTACTATTAATACTATTTCCTCAGGAAAAGGGCAATCCAAATTGATGCTCTCCAAATTCAATACTTTAAGAAGTTTTAAACTCTGAAAAATTTGGGAGGCAACAGAAGTAGGGGTTGATTCTTTAGCATCAGCAAATAGCAGTAGTGAGGAGACATTTGGACGGGAAGGTTTTGATTTGATCAAAGTTTCCCATTCAGAATACAAGCACAATCTGTATTGGTCAAACCTTATGGGACTTGAGAAACAATGAGATACCTCGGTCCTCTCCACAACAtgtaaaaacctttcttctttAGCTTTTTCCCGGCAGAAATAGTGCAATAGATCATGGACACGACAAGCTTTTATCCCACCTTTGGAACTTCTGCTAGTAACAATCACTAGGCTTCTATCGATTAGCTCCAAAAAAGTCTCCTTTGCCACTGCTTCTAAGCTCCTCTTCTCAGGTTGCAGAAGTCCTTCAGCAATCCATAATAGCATCAACTTCCGCACACTAATTACTTCACCTTGCCTAAATGCTGCAAAATAAAGAAAGCAAGCTTTTAATGTATCGGGTAGATAATTGTAGCTGAGTTCCAGTATGTCCATACATCCTTCAGTACTAATGCGAGAATTTGTACTTTTCTCAATTTGCTTCCACCAATGTATATCATTCTTTTTCATTTCAAGGAGACCTGCAACGACAGCAATTACCAGAGGTAGTCCTTTGcaatttcttgcaatttttTTCCCAATGTCTGAGAATTTTGTAGGGCAGCCATCACTGTGAAACACCTTCTTTTGTAAAAGATCCCAACTTTTATCACTAGAAAGTTCATTAAGGGGATGAACATGGAACGGAAGTCCAGACATTTCAGCCAACTTGTGATTCCGACTTGTGAACAAAATTCTACTTCCGTTGCTATCATCTGGAAGTGAATATTTTACAGCATCCCAAGCCCCAAGGTTCCAGACATCATCCATAACAATTAGGTATTTTCGTCCTTTTAAACTTTGTCGGAGTTGATTAGCTATTTCATCATCATCCTTTTTAGAAATTGCGACCTGATCAATACCAATAACATTCCTCAAAATATCAAGCAACAGATCTCTTCTTCTGTATACTTGTGAAACATAACACCGAGCACGTTTAATAAAGTGACATTGAACTGAGGGATCATTACAGACTTTCATGGCCAGAGTTGTCTTACCTACACCCGGCATGCCAGCAATAGAGACAATGTTCAGCTTCATTGATCCTCTTGTAAGTTTGTCTAGTACAGCTTTTGCATCTTCCACCAAACCTACAACTTCATCAGTACTTGAAATACTTGCTGTGGTCGACTGAAACTGTAATTCTTCTGAATACTAGGATTTCTTTTGCTGGATAGCTGGTTCTGTTTTATCTTCATGACCTCAGCCTGAATATGCTTAATTTCATCTGTGACATCAGAAAGGCATATTATATTGCTCCAAATAGGAGTATCAGCAGTTGCACATGAGTTGATGACATGTTCTGCCAGGTATGCCACATTGATAATTCGTGTCCATAGATCTTTTAGTTCAACAGACTCATTTTGCAGCTCCATAATATCCTCGAGGAAAGGCCTAAAGAACAGTAGTTCATGACGAATAGTCACAATTTTATGCTTTGCAAAAGGGACGAAGTTGGCATtgtatttcaaacttttattcaGATTCCCCAATAGGAAATCAATGAATCCAATTGCATCCGTCACAGGGAAATCAAAATGCCATGAACTAGGCTTCTTGCC
This portion of the Coffea eugenioides isolate CCC68of chromosome 11, Ceug_1.0, whole genome shotgun sequence genome encodes:
- the LOC113752092 gene encoding putative late blight resistance protein homolog R1B-14 — protein: MKLNIVSIAGMPGVGKTTLAMKVCNDPSVQCHFIKRARCYVSQVYRRRDLLLDILRNVIGIDQVAISKKDDDEIANQLRQSLKGRKYLIVMDDVWNLGAWDAVKYSLPDDSNGSRILFTSRNHKLAEMSGLPFHVHPLNELSSDKSWDLLQKKVFHSDGCPTKFSDIGKKIARNCKGLPLVIAVVAGLLEMKKNDIHWWKQIEKSTNSRISTEGCMDILELSYNYLPDTLKACFLYFAAFRQGEVISVRKLMLLWIAEGLLQPEKRSLEAVAKETFLELIDRSLVIVTSRSSKGGIKACRVHDLLHYFCREKAKEERFLHVVERTEVSHCFSSPIRFDQYRLCLYSEWETLIKSKPSRPNVSSLLLFADAKESTPTSVASQIFQSLKLLKVLNLESINLDCPFPEEIVLIVHLRYLAIRGNITTVPSSISDLWNLETFVLQGSYDFVQLPDTICKMKSLKHVFVSKRAVVSLGDMELEESSQLNNVETFSSLSLDQRADSWMLLRRFPKLRKLRCVFTESEDYTTKGIQFPLLALLKDLESLKMSTYGSGQVFYSWMRVQFQGFDLPSTLKKLTLHKFGLPWRAVSELGKLPCLEVLKLREQAFRGQRWEVEDEQFLNLKFLELSNSEIEEWNVSTESFTCLQQLVVGDCSRLEEIPSIFWRNFYLDNHSLASLQQPS